A region of Candidatus Leptovillus gracilis DNA encodes the following proteins:
- a CDS encoding GNAT family N-acetyltransferase gives MNLVPASQFSYDELVAAYNQTRVDYLVPMPMNAARLQEYARVYDVQLERSAVAVKGDVMLGLGMLGVRDGRTWISRLGVLPDGRRQGTGQALMDQLMQHSHDLHVATIWLEVIKGNTPAHTLFCKCGFSETRELIVARRAPNLHAELPEDIRVRNVIPLGHDDAIMLLSHRRQVPNWLNEIESLHHVKNLSALVVELLDGGRGWVTYHAGLLQLTRINVEVTAGDPVEVAAAILHILHQRHKRQDTITENILDDDTWQGYKAAGYFEAFRRIEMKKPLV, from the coding sequence ATGAACCTTGTCCCCGCCAGTCAATTCTCCTACGATGAACTGGTCGCCGCTTACAACCAGACGCGAGTGGATTACCTGGTGCCCATGCCCATGAATGCGGCCCGTTTGCAGGAATATGCTCGTGTCTATGACGTGCAGTTGGAACGATCCGCGGTGGCCGTAAAAGGGGATGTGATGTTGGGTTTGGGTATGTTGGGAGTGCGAGACGGCCGTACCTGGATTTCGCGCCTGGGGGTTTTGCCAGACGGCCGTCGCCAGGGAACCGGCCAGGCGCTTATGGACCAACTGATGCAGCATTCGCACGATCTGCACGTGGCAACGATCTGGCTGGAAGTGATCAAAGGCAACACCCCGGCCCATACCCTTTTTTGCAAATGCGGCTTCAGCGAAACCCGCGAACTCATCGTTGCCCGCCGCGCCCCCAACTTGCACGCCGAACTACCCGAAGACATCCGCGTGAGGAATGTCATCCCCCTCGGCCACGACGACGCCATTATGCTGCTCTCCCATCGCCGTCAGGTCCCCAACTGGCTCAACGAGATAGAATCCCTTCACCACGTCAAGAATTTATCGGCGCTGGTGGTGGAATTGTTGGATGGTGGCCGCGGCTGGGTAACCTACCACGCCGGGCTGTTGCAGTTGACACGCATCAATGTCGAAGTAACGGCCGGCGACCCGGTCGAGGTTGCCGCCGCCATTCTGCATATTCTGCACCAACGCCACAAACGGCAAGACACCATCACCGAAAACATCCTCGACGATGACACCTGGCAAGGCTATAAAGCTGCCGGGTATTTTGAAGCCTTCCGCCGCATCGAAATGAAAAAACCTTTGGTTTAA
- a CDS encoding response regulator, with translation MKTILQIEDNLANKLLIERVLEPHPYRLLHAPDGETGVSLAIDEKPDLILIDMGLPDLDGQTVVTLLKQIPDLEHVPIVAVTAWPVETAERMARRYGCDGCITKPIDVKQFPAQIAAFLQND, from the coding sequence ATGAAAACGATTCTACAAATCGAAGACAATCTCGCCAACAAGCTGCTGATTGAGCGTGTTTTGGAGCCCCATCCCTATCGCCTGCTGCACGCACCCGATGGCGAAACGGGGGTTTCCCTGGCGATAGATGAGAAGCCCGACCTCATCCTCATTGATATGGGCTTGCCCGATCTGGATGGTCAGACGGTCGTCACCCTGTTAAAACAGATCCCAGATCTGGAACACGTGCCTATTGTGGCCGTCACGGCCTGGCCGGTCGAAACGGCCGAGCGCATGGCCCGGCGTTACGGCTGTGATGGCTGTATTACCAAACCCATTGACGTGAAACAATTCCCTGCGCAAATTGCGGCATTTCTGCAAAATGATTGA
- a CDS encoding Trm112 family protein, with protein sequence MMSNDSLPISPELLEILRCPKAVQSKEYGSDPGRLELVHGCWLVSADSGLKYPIRDGIPVMLIEEGEKWKDTAVADLPVPPPAA encoded by the coding sequence ATGATGAGCAACGATTCACTCCCCATTAGCCCAGAGCTTTTAGAAATTTTGCGCTGCCCCAAAGCGGTGCAGTCGAAGGAATACGGCAGCGATCCTGGCCGGCTGGAACTGGTGCATGGCTGCTGGCTGGTCTCGGCCGATTCTGGCCTGAAGTACCCCATTCGTGATGGCATTCCAGTGATGTTGATTGAAGAAGGCGAAAAGTGGAAGGATACGGCCGTAGCCGACCTGCCCGTGCCACCCCCGGCGGCGTAA
- a CDS encoding peptide chain release factor 3: MIEQTTNANGDLKEAIDVRRTFAIISHPDAGKTTLTEKLLLYGNAIHLAGSVRARRNQRSATSDWMAMEQERGISITSTVLQFPYQGHVVNLLDTPGHQDFSEDTYRTLMAADSAVMVLDAAKGVETQTRKLFAVCRQRGIPMFTFINKMDRPALDPLALLDEVETVLGMQPVPINWPVGDGDRFKGVYDRRTQQVHMYDRTVRNQTISPETITTLEDPRLRQNLNDTQIDDFYTNVALLDEMGMDFDQDAFLRGEQTPVYFGSALTNFGVQLFLDDFVRFAPGPGAYPSDHGRIDPFNHDFSGFVFKIQANMNPKHRDSVAFLRICSGRFERNMVVNHARTAKSIRLPIPYKFFADEREVVEEAYAGDIIGLPGNRNFNIGDTISAGKAFNFAPIPRFAAEHFGRLINLDIGKQKQFLKAIHQLETEGAMQVLYEVDAQRRDPILAVVGVLQFDVVKARLETEYGVMVRLEMLPHQLCRFVEGDPQEIENLPWRYSGMMQTKDGDGRLVGLFNSEHEFNYYREKYPKVVYKQMV, encoded by the coding sequence ATGATAGAACAAACAACCAATGCCAACGGCGATCTCAAAGAAGCCATTGATGTCCGGCGCACATTCGCCATCATTTCCCACCCGGACGCGGGGAAAACCACCCTGACAGAAAAGCTACTGCTCTATGGCAACGCCATCCATCTGGCCGGCAGCGTGCGCGCGCGGCGCAACCAACGCAGCGCCACGTCCGACTGGATGGCGATGGAGCAAGAGCGTGGCATTTCCATCACCTCCACCGTGCTGCAATTCCCTTACCAGGGCCACGTTGTCAACCTGCTGGACACACCCGGCCATCAGGACTTTTCCGAAGACACCTACCGCACATTGATGGCCGCCGACAGCGCCGTCATGGTGCTGGACGCCGCCAAAGGCGTGGAAACGCAAACGCGCAAATTATTCGCGGTTTGTCGCCAGCGCGGTATTCCCATGTTCACCTTCATCAATAAGATGGATCGGCCGGCGCTGGACCCATTGGCCCTGCTGGATGAAGTGGAAACGGTGCTGGGGATGCAGCCCGTGCCCATCAACTGGCCGGTCGGCGACGGCGACCGCTTTAAGGGCGTCTATGACCGCCGCACACAGCAGGTCCATATGTATGACCGCACGGTGCGCAACCAGACCATTTCGCCAGAAACCATCACCACCCTGGAAGACCCGCGCCTACGCCAAAACCTGAACGACACGCAGATTGATGACTTCTATACCAACGTGGCCTTGCTGGACGAGATGGGCATGGATTTTGACCAGGACGCCTTTTTGCGCGGCGAACAGACGCCGGTTTATTTTGGCAGTGCGTTGACCAATTTTGGCGTGCAGTTGTTTTTGGATGATTTTGTGCGTTTTGCCCCTGGCCCCGGCGCGTATCCGAGCGATCACGGCCGTATTGACCCCTTCAACCACGATTTTTCCGGCTTCGTCTTTAAAATTCAGGCGAACATGAACCCCAAACACCGCGACAGCGTCGCCTTTTTGCGGATTTGCAGCGGCCGTTTCGAGCGTAACATGGTGGTGAACCATGCGCGCACAGCCAAAAGCATTCGCCTGCCTATTCCCTACAAATTTTTTGCCGACGAGCGCGAAGTGGTGGAAGAAGCGTATGCCGGGGACATTATCGGACTGCCGGGCAACCGCAACTTTAACATCGGCGACACCATCAGCGCCGGTAAAGCGTTCAACTTTGCCCCTATTCCCCGCTTCGCCGCCGAGCATTTTGGCCGGCTGATCAATTTGGACATCGGCAAGCAAAAGCAGTTTCTGAAGGCCATTCACCAATTGGAAACCGAGGGCGCGATGCAGGTTTTGTACGAGGTGGACGCGCAGCGCCGCGACCCGATTCTGGCGGTGGTGGGCGTGCTGCAATTCGACGTGGTGAAAGCACGTCTGGAGACAGAATATGGCGTGATGGTACGGCTGGAGATGCTGCCGCACCAGTTATGCCGCTTTGTCGAGGGTGATCCACAGGAGATCGAAAATCTGCCCTGGCGCTACAGCGGCATGATGCAGACGAAGGATGGCGACGGCCGTCTGGTAGGTCTGTTCAACTCCGAACACGAATTCAACTACTACCGCGAAAAATACCCCAAAGTGGTCTATAAGCAGATGGTATAG
- a CDS encoding redoxin domain-containing protein, with protein sequence MFCREWLAQLELHREEIEKAGLKVVAVALGEPKHAERYCGNLAPSIDCYCNQTADVYEVYGLQRAGVASMLNPGMAKAAVRAAARGHVQGKATGDVKMLPGTFIVDTQGVIRYAYYSSHAGDHPDLQELTRKLTIDDLS encoded by the coding sequence ATTTTTTGCCGTGAATGGCTGGCTCAGTTAGAGCTGCATCGTGAGGAAATTGAAAAGGCCGGGCTGAAAGTGGTGGCTGTGGCGTTGGGGGAACCGAAACACGCCGAACGTTACTGCGGCAATCTGGCTCCCAGCATAGACTGTTACTGCAATCAGACGGCCGATGTGTATGAAGTGTATGGGCTGCAACGCGCCGGCGTCGCTTCTATGTTGAACCCGGGCATGGCGAAAGCGGCCGTGCGCGCCGCCGCCAGAGGACATGTTCAGGGGAAAGCAACCGGTGATGTGAAGATGCTGCCGGGCACGTTTATTGTGGACACCCAGGGCGTCATCCGCTATGCCTATTACAGCAGCCACGCCGGGGATCACCCTGATTTGCAGGAATTGACGAGAAAATTGACGATTGACGATTTGTCCTGA
- the mraZ gene encoding division/cell wall cluster transcriptional repressor MraZ: MLLGEFTHTIDTKGRLTIPAKLRGEMAGGLVVTRGFDQNLMIFTVEGWRQLADKIAERPLGDEDVRAFRRRVFSGAVDLEPDRQGRILLPPYLREFAAIDGDVIIAGMYNYVELWNPDAWQSIRSAINDSSDAARWQDLGI; the protein is encoded by the coding sequence ATGCTTTTAGGTGAATTTACGCACACCATAGACACCAAAGGTCGGCTGACCATTCCCGCCAAGTTACGCGGCGAAATGGCCGGCGGGCTGGTGGTTACGCGCGGCTTCGACCAAAACCTGATGATCTTCACCGTAGAAGGTTGGCGGCAGCTGGCGGATAAAATTGCTGAACGGCCGTTAGGCGATGAAGACGTGCGCGCTTTCCGGCGGCGTGTCTTTTCCGGCGCAGTAGACCTGGAACCCGACCGCCAGGGGCGCATTTTACTGCCCCCCTACCTGCGCGAATTTGCCGCCATAGACGGTGATGTGATCATCGCCGGGATGTATAACTACGTGGAACTGTGGAACCCAGACGCCTGGCAGTCCATCCGCAGCGCCATCAACGACAGCAGCGACGCCGCCCGGTGGCAAGACCTGGGAATCTAA
- the rsmH gene encoding 16S rRNA (cytosine(1402)-N(4))-methyltransferase RsmH: MTHTPVLYQEVLNLLRPQPDGRYLDGTLGAGGHTAGILAASAPNGRVLGFDRDPEAIAFARQRLAEYGSRVTFVNDSYANMAQIAPTLGFAPLDGILLDLGLSSRQLDDGARGFAFRQEGPLDMRFDQTQGETAADLLNNLTEVELTDIFWRYGEEKQSRAYARLIVANRPLTSTTQLADLIAGRTGSQRRRIHPATQIFQALRIAVNQELAAVETGVPAAISLLKPGGRLAVISFHSLEDRFVKRLFRQQSQACTCPPEQPVCTCGGKAPLRLITRKAVQATAAEIENNPRSRSARLRVVEKNSV, translated from the coding sequence ATGACCCATACGCCTGTCCTTTACCAAGAAGTGCTGAACCTGCTGCGTCCACAGCCAGACGGCCGTTACCTGGATGGCACACTAGGCGCTGGCGGACACACAGCCGGAATTTTAGCCGCATCAGCGCCTAACGGCCGTGTCCTCGGTTTCGACCGCGACCCGGAAGCCATTGCCTTCGCCCGCCAACGCCTAGCCGAATACGGCAGCCGGGTGACATTCGTCAACGACAGCTACGCCAACATGGCCCAGATCGCCCCCACGTTGGGCTTTGCCCCGCTAGACGGCATCTTGCTCGACCTGGGTCTATCATCCCGGCAGTTAGACGACGGCGCGCGCGGTTTCGCCTTCAGGCAAGAGGGGCCGCTAGACATGCGCTTCGACCAGACACAAGGCGAAACAGCCGCCGACCTGCTTAACAACCTGACAGAAGTAGAACTGACCGATATTTTTTGGCGCTACGGCGAAGAAAAACAGAGCCGCGCCTACGCCCGACTCATCGTCGCCAACCGGCCACTCACCAGCACCACCCAACTGGCCGACCTCATCGCCGGGCGCACAGGCAGCCAGCGCCGCCGCATTCATCCGGCGACGCAAATTTTTCAGGCGCTGCGCATCGCCGTGAATCAGGAATTGGCCGCTGTGGAGACCGGCGTACCGGCGGCCATCAGCCTGCTAAAACCGGGGGGAAGGCTGGCCGTCATCAGCTTCCACTCATTGGAAGACCGATTTGTTAAGCGGCTGTTCCGCCAGCAGAGTCAGGCCTGCACCTGTCCGCCGGAACAGCCGGTTTGCACATGTGGTGGCAAAGCGCCTCTGCGCCTGATCACCCGTAAAGCCGTCCAGGCAACCGCCGCCGAAATAGAAAATAACCCGCGCAGTCGCAGCGCGCGCCTGCGGGTCGTCGAGAAAAACAGCGTATGA
- a CDS encoding penicillin-binding protein 2 — MNNSQLRRMWIIVIGLVFTTVIIIGRLVAFQIIQGEEWAAKTADELVVIARPERGVIYDRNGAVLAANGADYQIGVSPNLVINPDEVANQLAVILEQPRHEIMGALQSSAPFVMLAGRVSSDIAERVRQVNAQYGGLQIDPLPRRFYPQGDLMCHTLGYVDFDGNGGAGIEGYYQTELAGEAASATINISPFYVQQSVIAREGADMVLTIDRSVQYMVEKHLKEAMVEWGAESGTIIVMEPKTGAILAMASEPCFTPDGFYKAPEEMLFNPIVSRQFEPGSVMKLITMAAALDSGAVTPQTTYYDSGELWVGGHRTVNWDRAAHGTVDMTTLLSRSLNVGAATITTWMGADTYYDYMRRFNFGSPTGIDIMSEAGGLMPLPGDALWTESFMATNSYGQSLAVTPLQMIASVSAIANGGELMQPYVVQEVHTANGTFIHQPAVLSRPISQETARQVTAMAVTAVASEVPEARVDGYTIAGKTGTAQIAENGVYLQEDTIASFIGWLPADNPEIIVFIKLDKPQVSPWGSTTAAPTFAKLANELVVLLGIPPDNMRQQEDVMALRN; from the coding sequence GTGAATAACAGTCAATTACGCCGCATGTGGATTATCGTGATCGGTCTGGTGTTTACAACCGTCATCATCATCGGTCGTTTGGTCGCTTTCCAGATCATCCAGGGCGAAGAATGGGCCGCCAAAACAGCCGATGAGTTGGTCGTCATCGCCCGCCCGGAGCGTGGCGTTATCTACGACCGCAACGGCGCCGTCCTGGCCGCCAACGGCGCCGACTACCAGATTGGCGTTTCCCCCAACCTGGTGATCAACCCCGACGAAGTAGCCAATCAGCTGGCCGTCATCCTGGAACAACCCCGACACGAAATCATGGGCGCGCTGCAATCCAGCGCTCCCTTTGTCATGTTAGCCGGGCGCGTCTCCTCAGACATCGCCGAACGCGTGCGGCAGGTAAACGCGCAGTACGGTGGCCTACAAATTGACCCCCTGCCCCGGCGTTTTTATCCTCAGGGCGATCTGATGTGCCACACCCTGGGCTACGTAGACTTCGACGGCAACGGCGGGGCGGGCATTGAGGGCTATTACCAGACCGAGTTGGCCGGGGAAGCGGCCAGCGCCACAATCAACATTTCGCCTTTTTACGTGCAGCAGAGCGTCATTGCCCGCGAAGGCGCGGACATGGTGTTGACCATTGACCGCTCGGTGCAATATATGGTGGAAAAACACCTTAAAGAAGCAATGGTGGAATGGGGCGCGGAAAGCGGCACCATCATCGTGATGGAACCAAAGACGGGGGCCATTCTGGCCATGGCCAGCGAACCATGTTTTACACCCGATGGTTTTTACAAAGCGCCAGAAGAGATGTTGTTTAATCCCATCGTCAGCCGCCAATTCGAACCTGGCTCGGTCATGAAGTTGATTACGATGGCGGCCGCTTTGGATTCAGGCGCAGTGACGCCGCAAACAACTTATTACGATTCCGGCGAATTGTGGGTGGGCGGCCATCGCACGGTGAACTGGGACCGCGCCGCGCATGGCACGGTAGACATGACCACGCTGCTGTCCCGCTCGCTCAACGTGGGCGCGGCGACCATTACCACCTGGATGGGCGCGGACACCTATTATGATTACATGCGCCGCTTCAACTTTGGCAGCCCTACCGGCATAGACATTATGTCGGAGGCGGGCGGATTGATGCCCCTGCCCGGCGACGCATTGTGGACAGAGTCATTCATGGCGACCAACTCTTACGGCCAAAGTCTGGCGGTAACACCGCTGCAAATGATCGCTTCTGTATCGGCCATCGCCAACGGCGGGGAGTTGATGCAGCCTTACGTGGTGCAAGAGGTTCATACCGCCAACGGCACATTTATCCACCAACCGGCGGTCCTTAGCCGCCCCATCAGCCAGGAAACGGCGCGGCAGGTCACGGCCATGGCGGTAACGGCCGTTGCCAGCGAAGTCCCCGAAGCCAGAGTAGACGGCTACACCATCGCCGGCAAAACCGGCACGGCGCAAATCGCCGAAAACGGCGTCTACTTGCAAGAAGACACCATCGCCTCTTTTATCGGCTGGCTGCCCGCCGACAACCCGGAGATTATTGTGTTCATTAAGCTGGACAAACCCCAGGTCTCTCCCTGGGGGTCCACCACCGCCGCACCAACCTTCGCCAAACTGGCGAACGAATTGGTCGTCTTGCTGGGCATTCCCCCCGACAACATGCGCCAGCAGGAAGATGTCATGGCCCTGAGAAATTAA
- a CDS encoding UDP-N-acetylmuramoyl-tripeptide--D-alanyl-D-alanine ligase, whose protein sequence is MLSLGDFLEVLTQYETTGHEPAVSCVVVDSREAVAGSVFVALKGEHVDGHDYVAAAFAQGSQAAIVARPLPGSHHTIDLRSGQPRPTFTFQPPLCLVVDDPVAAMQAVAQAWRARFTPRVIAITGSVGKTSTKELVYSVLARHYPTLKSPGNRNSVLGLPPVLLALRPYHQYAVLEMGMYTPGEIARLCELAKPVVGVITMVGPVHLERAGSLEAIVAAKQELVESLPAQGTAVLNKDDDRVMGMAAHTPARIFTYGLNPAADVWADNIHSMGLEGIRFTLHHDREALSLQVPLIGRHSVHTALRATAVGLVEGLSWDQIISGLADSRAQLRLVAVPGPRGSIIIDDTYNSSPDSAMAALNLLHDLDGRRLAVLGDMLELGYMEEASHRLVGRRAAEVAHVLLTVGQRARWLGEEALKVGMAPDRVFMVDDLATAVAALQEIIAPQDMILIKGSLGMNMSRIVAALGEG, encoded by the coding sequence ATGTTAAGTCTTGGTGATTTTTTAGAGGTGCTGACGCAGTACGAAACGACCGGCCACGAACCGGCCGTTTCTTGCGTTGTGGTGGACAGCCGCGAAGCGGTGGCTGGCAGCGTGTTTGTCGCCCTGAAAGGCGAACACGTAGACGGCCACGATTACGTGGCCGCCGCCTTTGCCCAGGGGTCGCAGGCGGCCATCGTCGCCCGGCCGCTGCCCGGCAGCCACCACACCATAGACCTGCGCAGCGGCCAACCAAGACCAACGTTCACATTTCAGCCGCCCCTCTGCCTGGTGGTAGACGACCCCGTGGCGGCGATGCAGGCGGTGGCCCAGGCATGGCGCGCGCGCTTTACGCCGCGGGTCATTGCCATTACCGGCAGCGTAGGCAAAACCTCAACCAAAGAACTGGTTTATTCGGTGCTGGCGCGCCACTATCCCACCTTAAAATCGCCGGGCAACCGCAACAGCGTATTGGGATTGCCACCAGTGCTGCTGGCGTTACGGCCGTATCACCAATACGCCGTCCTGGAAATGGGCATGTACACCCCCGGCGAAATCGCCCGCCTGTGCGAGCTGGCAAAACCGGTGGTGGGCGTCATCACCATGGTTGGGCCGGTGCATCTGGAACGGGCCGGCAGCCTGGAAGCCATCGTCGCCGCCAAGCAAGAATTGGTCGAGAGCCTGCCGGCGCAGGGCACGGCTGTTCTGAACAAAGACGACGACCGGGTGATGGGCATGGCCGCCCATACCCCGGCGCGTATTTTCACCTATGGCCTCAATCCGGCGGCCGATGTGTGGGCCGACAACATCCACTCCATGGGGCTGGAAGGCATTCGCTTCACCCTGCACCATGACCGGGAAGCGCTCAGTCTACAAGTTCCGTTGATTGGACGGCACAGTGTGCATACGGCGCTGCGGGCAACGGCCGTTGGCCTGGTCGAAGGCTTGTCTTGGGACCAGATCATCAGCGGGCTGGCCGATTCGCGGGCGCAGCTGCGGCTGGTGGCTGTGCCCGGTCCACGTGGCTCCATCATCATAGACGATACCTACAACTCCAGCCCAGACTCGGCCATGGCCGCCCTGAACCTGCTGCATGATTTAGACGGCCGTCGTCTGGCCGTGTTGGGCGATATGCTAGAGTTGGGCTACATGGAAGAGGCGTCGCATCGGCTGGTGGGCCGCCGGGCAGCCGAAGTGGCCCACGTGCTGCTGACAGTCGGGCAGCGCGCCCGGTGGCTGGGCGAAGAAGCGCTAAAGGTGGGCATGGCCCCGGACCGGGTATTCATGGTGGATGATCTGGCAACGGCCGTCGCCGCCCTGCAAGAAATCATCGCGCCCCAAGACATGATCCTCATCAAAGGGTCGTTGGGCATGAACATGAGCCGCATTGTGGCCGCGTTGGGAGAAGGCTGA
- a CDS encoding phospho-N-acetylmuramoyl-pentapeptide-transferase yields MIFALTVATMTFLLAVIWGGPFIEAMRRLKLGAQIRIEGPQTHMAKMGTPAMGGILIVGWVVLVSLVVNIVVFLQELEIAESVIIPLGVMVAYSILGGVDDYLGFRPRPHGEKGMRARVKIWWQLGIALVAAVLLYWMVNNGHGYVGVPTVPFLIDIGILYIPIAVIIITGTANAVNITDGLDGLAGIIAATAFIAYGIIAALQGQNFLLTFSMVTVGACFAFLWYNAKPAQMFMGDVGSQALGGALGVVALMTNQWLILPVIAVVPYASMLSTTLQVLYFKRTGGKRLFKMAPLHHHFELIGWSETQIVQRWWLVAILATMVGMALALI; encoded by the coding sequence ATGATATTCGCCCTCACCGTCGCCACCATGACTTTTCTGCTGGCCGTCATCTGGGGTGGACCGTTTATCGAGGCGATGCGGCGGCTCAAATTAGGCGCGCAAATTCGCATCGAGGGACCACAAACCCACATGGCGAAAATGGGTACGCCGGCCATGGGCGGCATCCTCATCGTCGGCTGGGTGGTGTTGGTTAGTCTGGTCGTTAACATCGTCGTTTTTTTACAAGAGCTAGAAATCGCCGAAAGCGTGATCATTCCCCTGGGCGTTATGGTTGCCTACTCGATTCTGGGTGGCGTAGACGATTATTTAGGCTTTCGCCCACGACCACATGGCGAAAAAGGGATGCGCGCCCGGGTAAAAATCTGGTGGCAGTTGGGTATCGCCCTGGTTGCCGCCGTGCTGCTGTATTGGATGGTCAACAATGGGCATGGCTACGTCGGCGTGCCCACCGTGCCCTTCCTGATAGACATCGGCATTCTGTATATTCCCATCGCCGTCATCATCATCACCGGCACAGCCAACGCTGTCAACATCACCGATGGGCTGGATGGGCTGGCCGGAATCATCGCCGCCACCGCCTTCATCGCCTATGGCATCATCGCTGCCCTGCAAGGCCAAAATTTTTTACTGACCTTCTCTATGGTCACGGTGGGCGCTTGTTTTGCCTTTCTGTGGTACAACGCCAAACCGGCGCAAATGTTTATGGGCGACGTCGGTTCCCAGGCGCTGGGCGGCGCGCTGGGCGTTGTGGCTCTGATGACCAATCAATGGCTTATTCTGCCGGTTATCGCTGTCGTGCCTTACGCTTCAATGCTTTCCACAACGCTGCAAGTGTTGTATTTCAAGCGCACCGGCGGTAAACGGCTGTTTAAGATGGCCCCTCTCCACCATCATTTTGAGCTAATCGGCTGGAGCGAAACACAAATTGTGCAGCGCTGGTGGCTGGTAGCCATTTTGGCGACGATGGTAGGGATGGCGCTGGCTCTGATTTAA
- the murD gene encoding UDP-N-acetylmuramoyl-L-alanine--D-glutamate ligase, whose protein sequence is MDKLSGKRLLILGLARQGKALARFAAEVGAQVTISDLRPPEKLAGSLADLHDLNLTYVLGEHPMSLLEEMDVLAISGGVPADAPLVLAARQRGITITNDSQEFMKRAPTAVIGITGSAGKTTTTALTGVMGQVAGRRTWVGGNIGRPLIADLHKMQPDDMVVQELSSFQLEIWTQSPRVAAVLNVTPNHLDRHKTMAAYANAKANILRYQSADDVAVLAADDAGAMSLAGEVRGRLRTFSRRGAVADGAFVRDEYIWLKNGRETAVCPLSDIHLPGQHNVLNVLAAVTLADTVGIPAEAMRQAIRTFRGVEHRLELVRELRGARYINDSIATAPERALAALASFDEPLILLAGGRDKDMQWDEWTRQVTERVKHVVLFGDLAAMLERRLAEAGYTQMTRVEGLATAVATAAHLAKPGDIVLLSPGGTSYDAFTDFAERGEHFRVLVAEL, encoded by the coding sequence ATGGACAAATTAAGCGGCAAACGACTACTGATTTTAGGGCTGGCGCGGCAGGGAAAGGCGCTGGCGCGGTTTGCCGCCGAGGTGGGCGCACAGGTAACAATTTCTGACTTGCGCCCGCCAGAAAAACTGGCCGGCAGCCTGGCTGATTTGCATGATTTGAATCTGACATATGTCTTAGGAGAACATCCTATGAGCTTATTAGAAGAGATGGACGTGTTGGCGATCAGCGGCGGTGTGCCCGCTGACGCGCCGCTGGTCCTGGCCGCCCGGCAACGGGGCATAACGATTACCAACGATTCGCAGGAATTTATGAAACGAGCGCCTACGGCCGTTATCGGCATCACCGGTTCGGCCGGCAAAACCACCACCACTGCCCTCACCGGCGTCATGGGGCAGGTTGCCGGGCGGCGCACCTGGGTTGGCGGCAACATCGGCCGCCCGCTGATTGCCGACCTGCACAAAATGCAGCCCGACGACATGGTGGTGCAGGAACTTTCCAGTTTCCAGCTAGAAATCTGGACGCAAAGCCCACGTGTGGCCGCTGTGCTGAACGTCACGCCCAACCATCTGGACCGCCACAAGACGATGGCCGCCTACGCCAACGCCAAAGCCAACATCTTACGTTACCAATCGGCCGACGATGTGGCCGTGCTGGCCGCCGACGACGCCGGCGCCATGTCGCTGGCGGGTGAAGTGCGTGGACGGCTGCGCACCTTTAGCCGGCGCGGCGCGGTTGCCGATGGCGCATTTGTGCGCGACGAATACATCTGGCTGAAAAATGGCCGGGAAACGGCCGTTTGCCCCCTCAGCGATATCCACCTGCCCGGCCAACACAACGTCCTCAACGTCCTGGCGGCCGTCACCCTGGCCGACACGGTAGGCATTCCGGCCGAGGCCATGCGCCAGGCGATTCGTACCTTCAGAGGGGTGGAACACCGGCTGGAACTGGTGCGCGAACTGCGCGGCGCACGCTATATCAACGACTCCATCGCCACCGCGCCGGAACGGGCGCTGGCGGCGCTGGCTTCATTTGACGAGCCGCTGATACTGCTGGCTGGCGGCCGCGATAAAGACATGCAGTGGGACGAATGGACGCGCCAGGTAACGGAGCGGGTGAAACATGTTGTTTTGTTTGGCGACCTGGCGGCGATGTTGGAAAGGCGGCTGGCCGAGGCCGGCTATACGCAGATGACGCGGGTGGAAGGGTTGGCAACGGCCGTAGCCACCGCCGCCCACCTCGCCAAACCCGGCGACATTGTACTGCTCTCGCCTGGCGGAACCAGCTACGACGCCTTCACCGATTTCGCCGAACGCGGCGAGCATTTTAGAGTGCTCGTGGCCGAACTTTAA